Proteins from a genomic interval of Medicago truncatula cultivar Jemalong A17 chromosome 3, MtrunA17r5.0-ANR, whole genome shotgun sequence:
- the LOC120579572 gene encoding uncharacterized mitochondrial protein AtMg00310-like: MYCSRNTPTDCQERLAAILGVKQVLGTGKYLGLPSMIGRSKKATFKFVKDRIWKKINSWSSRCLSQAGREILIKSVLQSIPSYVMSIFLLPGTFISEIEKMLNAFWWGHNSTNSRGLHWLSWERLSVPKIFGGMGFKNLRAFNLAMIGKQAWKLVTNPNALITRLLKAKYYQHSDYFSASLGHNPSYVWRSLWNARDFIKRGLK, from the coding sequence ATGTACTGTAGTAGGAATACACCTACGGATTGCCAGGAGAGATTAGCAGCAATACTCGGGGTCAAACAGGTGCTAGGCACAGGCAAATATCTAGGACTCCCATCTATGATTGGTAGGAGTAAGAAAGCGACTTTCAAGTTTGTTAAGGATCGAATTTGGAAAAAGATCAATTCATGGAGTAGTCGGTGTCTCTCGCAAGCAGGGAGAGAAATTCTGATCAAATCTGTCCTTCAATCCATACCCTCCTATGTGATGAGTATTTTCTTATTACCGGGCACTTTCATTAGCGAAATAGAGAAAATGCTTAATGCCTTTTGGTGGGGTCATAATTCTACCAATTCACGAGGCTTACATTGGTTATCATGGGAGCGTCTCTCTGTCCCTAAGATCTTTGGAGGAATGGGCTTCAAGAACCTCCGAGCCTTCAATTTGGCAATGATCGGAAAGCAAGCATGGAAGTTGGTCACTAACCCGAATGCATTAATCACTAGACTACTCAAAGCTAAATATTATCAACATAGTGATTACTTTAGTGCTTCTCTAGGACATAATCCAAGTTATGTTTGGAGAAGTCTTTGGAATGCGAGAGATTTTATCAAGCGCGGGTTAAAGTAG